In Sodalis ligni, a single genomic region encodes these proteins:
- a CDS encoding SPASM domain-containing protein, translating to MATRKNHDQLMNDDYLQFIQDLGVEYIWVFQYMPIGRDATFDLVPTPEQRYARFHKIEQLRLSGRFAFIADFWNHGFLVNGCMSGGANYLHINAKGGVEPCVFQQYAVDNIRDKSVIEVLKSPFFEGFKQQIPFNKNLMQPCPIIDNPAKFREHILKYKATPQHEGSDSYFKFSHELDNLAEEWKKYAIKIWDDEGYGDHYKAEMDLYQQPAVKES from the coding sequence ATGGCCACCCGTAAAAATCACGATCAGTTGATGAATGATGACTATTTGCAATTTATACAGGATCTCGGCGTGGAATATATCTGGGTATTCCAATATATGCCCATAGGCCGCGATGCTACCTTTGATCTGGTTCCCACACCCGAGCAGCGCTATGCGCGGTTTCATAAAATCGAGCAGCTTCGTCTTTCAGGGCGGTTCGCGTTTATCGCCGATTTTTGGAATCATGGCTTTTTGGTCAACGGCTGTATGTCCGGCGGGGCCAATTATTTGCATATTAATGCCAAAGGCGGCGTTGAACCTTGCGTATTCCAGCAATATGCGGTGGATAACATCCGGGATAAAAGCGTTATCGAGGTGCTTAAATCACCGTTCTTTGAGGGATTCAAACAGCAGATTCCCTTTAATAAAAATTTGATGCAACCTTGTCCTATAATAGATAACCCGGCCAAGTTCAGAGAACATATTCTGAAATACAAAGCCACTCCCCAGCATGAAGGCAGCGATAGCTATTTTAAATTCAGCCATGAATTGGATAACCTGGCGGAAGAATGGAAGAAATATGCGATAAAAATCTGGGACGACGAGGGTTACGGAGATCATTATAAGGCTGAAATGGATCTTTATCAGCAGCCGGCCGTTAAAGAGAGCTGA
- a CDS encoding MFS transporter: MFNWTSVQRNVATACFACWMLDAFDFFILVFVLSDLASWFHTDIASVSISIMLTLAVRPLGALLFGRLAEKFGRRPILMVNVFMFSLFELLSAWSPTLAAFITFRLLYGVAMGGIWGVASSLAMETIPDRSRGLMSGIFQAGYPAGYLLAAIVFGLFVTSVGWRGLFLIGALPILLLPYIYFKVPESPVWLAARQRKESVALLPIIRTHWRLCIYMVILMACFNFFSHGTQDLYPTFLKVQHGFAPHTVSIIAICYNIAAMLGGIVFGTFSEKIGRKKAMIIASLLTLPVLPLWAFSTGSVMIGVGAFLMQFMVQGAWGVVPTYLTELVPANSRAVLPGFVYQLGNLIASVNAILQARIAEAHGNNYGLAMALVAGTVAILICVLVSFGRETQGIKISGAVSASPEGNK; the protein is encoded by the coding sequence ATGTTCAATTGGACCTCAGTACAGCGCAATGTGGCGACGGCTTGCTTTGCCTGTTGGATGCTGGATGCCTTCGATTTCTTTATCCTGGTGTTTGTATTAAGCGACCTCGCCAGCTGGTTTCATACCGATATCGCCAGCGTGTCCATCTCTATTATGCTGACTCTGGCGGTGCGTCCCCTGGGGGCGCTGCTTTTCGGCCGACTGGCGGAGAAATTCGGCCGGCGTCCCATACTGATGGTAAATGTCTTTATGTTCTCGCTGTTTGAATTGCTCTCCGCCTGGTCGCCGACGCTGGCGGCGTTTATTACCTTCCGGCTGCTGTATGGCGTGGCGATGGGCGGTATCTGGGGTGTGGCGTCGTCCCTGGCGATGGAAACCATTCCCGACCGCTCCCGCGGGCTGATGTCGGGAATCTTCCAGGCCGGTTATCCCGCCGGGTATTTGCTGGCGGCGATCGTCTTTGGCCTGTTTGTCACAAGCGTAGGCTGGCGCGGCCTGTTCCTGATCGGCGCACTGCCGATTCTGCTGCTGCCGTATATCTATTTCAAAGTCCCCGAATCGCCGGTGTGGCTGGCGGCCCGTCAGCGGAAAGAGAGCGTGGCGCTGCTGCCTATTATCCGCACCCATTGGCGGCTATGTATTTATATGGTGATACTGATGGCTTGTTTCAACTTTTTCAGCCACGGTACCCAGGACTTATATCCCACCTTCCTGAAGGTGCAGCATGGCTTTGCCCCGCATACCGTCAGTATCATTGCTATCTGCTATAACATCGCCGCGATGCTCGGCGGGATCGTTTTCGGTACCTTCTCGGAAAAAATCGGCCGTAAAAAGGCGATGATTATCGCCTCGCTGCTGACGCTGCCGGTGTTACCGCTGTGGGCGTTTTCCACCGGTTCGGTCATGATCGGCGTCGGCGCGTTTTTGATGCAGTTCATGGTGCAGGGCGCCTGGGGCGTGGTGCCCACCTATCTGACGGAGCTGGTTCCAGCCAATTCACGGGCGGTACTGCCGGGGTTTGTTTATCAGCTGGGCAATTTGATTGCGTCGGTAAACGCTATCCTGCAGGCCCGTATCGCCGAAGCGCACGGCAATAATTACGGCCTGGCGATGGCCCTGGTGGCCGGCACCGTGGCGATACTGATCTGCGTGCTGGTCTCCTTTGGCCGTGAAACGCAGGGCATTAAAATTTCCGGGGCGGTGTCCGCGTCTCCCGAGGGCAACAAATAA
- a CDS encoding ABC transporter permease, giving the protein MKRHDGGGLSWRRLRALCLKETRQILRDPSSGLIAFVIPIMLLFIFGYGINLDSSRLHIGILMEQQSAPARELAYAFAGSPYISPTIGTNRRQLIARMQSGDIRGLIVIPADFDINMERAGNSAPIQVITDGSEPNTANFVQGYAQGIWQLWRQQRAEDHGQPLGQSIDIRMRYWFNPAAVSRNFIIPGAITIIMTVIGAILTSLVIAREWERGTMEALLSTQVTRGELLLSKLLPYYVLGMAAMALCMAVSVFVMDVPFRGSLWLLFGISSLFLASTLGMGLLISTLTRNQFNAAMVALNAAFLPAVMLSGFIFQIDSMPAVVRAITYIIPARYFVSTLQSLFLAGNIGGILVINTLFLMASAAGFIGLTAWKTRRRLD; this is encoded by the coding sequence ATGAAGCGGCATGACGGCGGCGGGCTTTCCTGGCGCCGGCTGCGCGCCTTATGCCTCAAGGAAACCCGCCAGATCCTGCGCGATCCCAGCAGCGGACTGATAGCCTTTGTCATTCCCATTATGCTGCTGTTCATTTTCGGCTACGGCATCAATCTGGATTCCAGCCGCCTGCATATCGGCATACTAATGGAGCAGCAAAGCGCGCCGGCCCGCGAACTGGCCTACGCCTTTGCCGGCTCGCCTTATATCTCTCCCACCATCGGCACCAATCGGCGGCAGCTCATTGCCCGGATGCAGTCCGGCGACATCCGCGGCCTGATTGTTATTCCGGCGGACTTTGACATTAATATGGAGCGCGCCGGCAACAGCGCGCCCATCCAGGTGATCACCGACGGCAGCGAGCCCAATACCGCCAATTTTGTCCAGGGATACGCTCAGGGAATCTGGCAGCTTTGGCGACAGCAGCGCGCCGAAGATCATGGCCAGCCCCTGGGGCAATCAATAGATATCAGAATGCGCTACTGGTTCAATCCGGCGGCAGTCAGCCGGAATTTTATTATTCCCGGCGCTATCACCATTATCATGACGGTGATCGGCGCCATCCTGACCTCGCTGGTGATAGCCCGCGAGTGGGAGCGCGGCACCATGGAAGCGCTGCTGTCCACCCAGGTCACCCGCGGCGAACTGCTGTTATCCAAGCTCTTGCCCTATTATGTGCTCGGCATGGCGGCCATGGCGCTGTGCATGGCGGTGTCGGTGTTTGTGATGGACGTGCCGTTTCGCGGCTCACTGTGGCTTTTATTCGGTATCAGCAGTCTGTTTCTCGCCAGTACGCTGGGCATGGGACTGCTGATATCCACCCTCACCCGCAATCAGTTCAATGCCGCCATGGTGGCGCTGAACGCGGCCTTTCTGCCCGCCGTGATGCTGTCCGGGTTCATCTTTCAAATCGACAGCATGCCCGCCGTGGTCCGTGCCATCACCTATATCATTCCGGCCCGCTACTTTGTCAGCACCCTGCAAAGCCTGTTTCTGGCGGGCAATATCGGCGGGATACTGGTGATAAACACCCTGTTCCTCATGGCCTCCGCCGCGGGATTTATCGGCCTGACCGCCTGGAAAACCCGGCGCAGGCTGGATTAA
- a CDS encoding ABC transporter permease, whose product MLHRLWTLIIKELQALLRDPQTRALLIMPVIFQAVLFPFAATLEVKHATIAIYSEDNGQAAVELTQRFAKAQAFSRILWLRSPREIQTTLDNQRALLLIRFPAEFSRDLAGGVPAPLQLILDGRNSNSAQIAANYIQQIVAAYQLELNGQQGTVDNSQLIIRNWYNPNLDYTWFVVPSLIALITTIGVLIVTSLSVAREREQGTLEQLLVSPLTTGQIFIGKAVPALVVAGFQATLILLIGIFGYQIPFAGSLWLFYAAMLIYGLSLVGFGLLISSLCATQQQAFIGVFVFIMPAILLSGYVAPVENMPQWLQTLTWINPVRHFTDIIKQIYLKNAGFSIIWHSLWPLLVITATTGSAAYGIFRRNIA is encoded by the coding sequence ATGCTGCACCGGTTATGGACGCTTATCATCAAGGAACTTCAGGCCCTGCTGCGCGACCCGCAGACCCGGGCGCTGCTGATTATGCCGGTGATTTTTCAAGCGGTGCTGTTTCCCTTTGCCGCTACCCTTGAAGTCAAGCACGCCACCATTGCTATTTACAGCGAAGATAACGGCCAGGCGGCGGTTGAACTGACTCAGCGCTTTGCCAAAGCCCAGGCGTTTTCCAGGATTTTATGGTTGCGCAGCCCGCGGGAGATCCAAACTACCCTCGATAACCAGCGGGCGCTGCTATTGATCCGCTTTCCGGCGGAGTTCTCCCGGGATTTGGCCGGCGGCGTTCCGGCGCCGCTGCAATTGATCCTCGACGGGCGCAATTCCAACAGCGCGCAAATCGCCGCCAATTATATCCAGCAGATCGTCGCCGCCTACCAGCTGGAGCTGAACGGGCAGCAGGGAACTGTCGATAACAGCCAGTTGATCATCCGCAACTGGTACAATCCGAACCTGGATTACACCTGGTTTGTGGTGCCCTCGCTGATTGCCCTGATCACCACCATCGGCGTGTTGATAGTCACCTCGCTGTCGGTGGCCCGGGAACGGGAACAGGGCACGTTGGAACAATTGCTGGTGTCGCCGCTCACCACCGGGCAGATTTTTATCGGCAAAGCGGTGCCGGCACTGGTGGTGGCGGGCTTTCAGGCCACCCTCATTCTGTTGATAGGCATATTCGGTTATCAAATCCCCTTTGCCGGCTCGCTGTGGCTGTTTTACGCCGCCATGCTGATTTACGGCCTGTCGCTGGTGGGGTTCGGCCTGCTTATCTCCTCGCTGTGCGCCACCCAGCAGCAGGCGTTTATCGGCGTTTTCGTCTTTATCATGCCGGCGATACTGTTATCGGGCTATGTGGCGCCGGTGGAAAATATGCCGCAGTGGCTGCAAACCCTGACCTGGATAAACCCGGTGCGCCATTTCACCGATATTATTAAGCAGATCTACCTGAAAAATGCCGGTTTCAGCATTATCTGGCACAGCCTGTGGCCGCTGCTGGTGATCACCGCCACCACCGGCAGCGCCGCGTATGGGATATTCCGCCGCAATATCGCCTGA
- a CDS encoding LysR family transcriptional regulator, with protein MIRFDDLALFVRSAALGSFSNAAREVDLLPAQVSAAIKRLERELDIRLFARSTRSLRLTSEGEQYLPYAAGVLQTLREGQESLRQDPAGLYGMLQIAAPSDLGRNVLLPWINAFHRDHPRLNLRLYFSDQIADVFKDPVDVAFRYGIFDDASYIALPLAPGNHRVLVASPDYLRRHGRPGDLAQLARHNCLTFVLRGRVYDKWLLFREGEKQEVPVSGTVISDDAEVIRRLAIAGEGIAYKSWLDVAQDVLKGNLELLLPEYQGESLPLSLVCPHRRQLSPAVQQLYDRVKTACLELQQAYLCRAAT; from the coding sequence ATGATCAGGTTTGATGACCTGGCGTTATTTGTCCGTTCCGCCGCCTTGGGCAGTTTTTCCAATGCGGCCCGTGAGGTGGATTTACTCCCCGCCCAGGTCAGCGCGGCGATTAAGCGGTTGGAACGGGAACTTGATATACGTTTGTTTGCCCGTTCCACGCGCAGCCTGCGCCTGACTTCCGAAGGAGAGCAATATCTGCCCTATGCCGCCGGCGTGCTGCAAACCCTGCGGGAAGGCCAGGAATCACTGCGCCAGGATCCCGCCGGTCTGTACGGCATGCTGCAAATCGCCGCCCCTTCCGATTTAGGCCGCAACGTGCTTTTGCCGTGGATTAACGCTTTTCACCGCGACCATCCGCGGCTGAATCTACGGCTCTATTTTTCCGATCAGATAGCGGACGTCTTCAAGGATCCGGTGGACGTGGCTTTTCGTTACGGCATTTTCGACGACGCCAGTTACATTGCCCTGCCGCTGGCCCCGGGTAATCACCGGGTGCTGGTGGCATCCCCCGACTACCTGCGCCGGCACGGGAGGCCCGGCGATTTAGCCCAACTGGCCCGGCACAACTGCCTGACCTTCGTGCTGCGCGGACGGGTCTATGATAAATGGCTGCTGTTCCGTGAAGGAGAAAAACAGGAGGTGCCGGTGAGCGGAACGGTGATTAGCGATGATGCCGAAGTGATACGCCGGCTGGCGATTGCCGGCGAGGGCATCGCCTACAAATCATGGCTGGATGTGGCTCAGGATGTACTGAAGGGCAATCTCGAACTGCTGTTGCCGGAATATCAAGGGGAATCGCTGCCCCTGAGCCTGGTTTGTCCTCACCGGCGCCAATTGTCACCGGCGGTGCAGCAGCTTTACGACCGCGTCAAAACGGCCTGCCTGGAGCTGCAGCAGGCCTATTTGTGCCGGGCGGCAACATAA